A part of Streptomyces sp. SLBN-31 genomic DNA contains:
- a CDS encoding NADH-quinone oxidoreductase subunit D has translation MSTQSASARETTEGTVYTVTGGDWDEVVQSAARADDERIVVNMGPQHPSTHGVLRLILEIDGETVTEARCGIGYLHTGIEKNLEFRTWTQGTTFVTRMDYLTSFFNETAYCLAVEKLLGIEDQISERTKIIRVLLMELNRLSSHLVCIATGGMELGATTIMIYGFRDREMILDIYELITGLRMNHAYIRPGGLAQDLPPGAVDHIREFVKKMKKNLPEYDKLATGNPIFKARMQDVGYLDLAGCMALGATGPILRSTGLPHDLRKAQPYCDYETYDFEIPTADTCDSYGRFLIRLEEMRQSLGIIEQCLDRLQPGPVMVADKKIAWPAQLALGPDGLGNSLDHIKKIMGTSMEALIHHFKLVTEGFRVPPGQAYAAVESPKGELGVHAVSDGGTRPYRVHFRDPSFTNLQAMAAMCEGGQVADVIVAVASIDPVMGGVDR, from the coding sequence GTGAGCACGCAGTCAGCATCGGCCCGCGAGACCACCGAGGGCACCGTGTACACGGTCACCGGTGGCGACTGGGACGAGGTCGTCCAGTCCGCGGCCCGCGCCGACGACGAGCGCATCGTCGTCAACATGGGGCCCCAGCACCCGTCCACCCACGGAGTGCTGCGCCTGATCCTGGAGATCGACGGTGAGACGGTCACCGAGGCCCGCTGCGGCATCGGCTACCTCCACACCGGCATCGAGAAGAACCTCGAGTTCCGCACGTGGACGCAGGGCACCACGTTCGTGACGCGCATGGACTACCTGACGTCCTTCTTCAACGAGACCGCCTACTGTCTCGCCGTCGAGAAGCTCCTCGGCATCGAGGACCAGATCTCCGAGCGCACCAAGATCATCCGGGTGCTCCTGATGGAGCTGAACCGGCTCTCCTCCCACCTGGTGTGCATCGCCACCGGCGGCATGGAGCTCGGCGCCACCACGATCATGATCTACGGATTCCGTGATCGTGAAATGATTCTCGACATCTACGAGCTCATCACGGGCCTGCGCATGAACCACGCGTACATCCGGCCCGGCGGACTCGCCCAGGACCTGCCGCCCGGCGCGGTGGACCACATCCGCGAGTTCGTGAAGAAGATGAAGAAGAACCTCCCGGAGTACGACAAGCTCGCCACCGGGAACCCCATCTTCAAGGCCCGTATGCAGGACGTCGGCTATCTGGACCTGGCCGGCTGCATGGCCCTCGGCGCGACGGGACCGATCCTGCGCTCCACCGGCCTGCCGCACGACCTGCGCAAGGCGCAGCCCTACTGCGACTACGAGACCTACGACTTCGAGATCCCGACCGCCGACACCTGCGACTCCTACGGACGCTTCCTGATCCGCCTGGAGGAGATGCGCCAGTCGCTGGGCATCATCGAGCAGTGCCTGGACCGGCTGCAGCCCGGCCCGGTCATGGTCGCCGACAAGAAGATCGCCTGGCCCGCCCAGCTCGCCCTGGGACCGGACGGGCTCGGCAACTCCCTCGACCACATCAAGAAGATCATGGGCACCTCCATGGAGGCCCTGATCCACCACTTCAAGCTGGTCACCGAGGGCTTCCGCGTCCCGCCGGGACAGGCCTACGCGGCCGTCGAGTCGCCCAAGGGCGAACTCGGGGTGCACGCCGTGTCCGACGGCGGCACCCGCCCCTACCGGGTCCACTTCCGGGACCCGTCCTTCACCAACCTGCAGGCCATGGCGGCGATGTGCGAAGGCGGCCAGGTCGCCGACGTCATCGTGGCCGTCGCGTCCATCGACCCCGTGATGGGAGGCGTCGACCGGTGA
- a CDS encoding imidazolonepropionase-like domain-containing protein codes for MLTIHAAQEVRTSWDAAPLGDGAVVVEGDRIAAVGPLAEIEARFPGARMRSWPGVLGPGRVHEGPLPDAPSPRERVHAVLKLGAVAVVEEYVDSPELRAAAERNDVLVLSGAQPRALVESGRADVSVFDETGTCIATVCAGRLVHRRR; via the coding sequence GTGCTGACGATTCACGCGGCGCAGGAGGTCCGGACCAGCTGGGACGCCGCGCCACTCGGGGACGGTGCCGTGGTGGTCGAGGGCGACCGGATCGCGGCGGTGGGTCCGCTGGCGGAGATCGAGGCGCGGTTCCCCGGGGCACGGATGCGCAGTTGGCCGGGGGTGCTCGGGCCCGGACGGGTCCACGAGGGCCCCCTTCCGGACGCCCCGTCACCACGCGAACGCGTCCACGCCGTGCTGAAGCTGGGCGCGGTCGCGGTCGTCGAGGAGTACGTGGACTCGCCCGAACTGCGTGCGGCGGCCGAGCGGAACGACGTCCTCGTGTTGTCCGGTGCCCAGCCGCGCGCACTCGTCGAGTCCGGCCGGGCCGACGTCTCCGTGTTCGACGAGACGGGCACCTGCATCGCGACGGTGTGCGCCGGACGCCTCGTGCACAGGCGGCGCTAG
- a CDS encoding NADH-quinone oxidoreductase subunit B family protein — protein sequence MGLEEKLPSGFLLTTVEQAAGWVRKASVFPATFGLACCAIEMMTTGAGRYDLARFGMEVFRGSPRQADLMIVAGRVSQKMAPVLRQVYDQMPNPKWVISMGVCASSGGMFNNYAIVQGVDHIVPVDIYLPGCPPRPEMLMDAILKLHHKIQTSKLGVNAEEAAREAEEAALKALPTIEMKGLLR from the coding sequence ATGGGACTCGAAGAAAAGCTGCCGAGCGGCTTCCTGCTGACCACCGTCGAGCAGGCCGCGGGCTGGGTGCGCAAGGCGTCCGTCTTCCCGGCGACCTTCGGCCTGGCCTGCTGCGCCATCGAGATGATGACCACCGGCGCCGGCCGCTACGACCTGGCGCGCTTCGGCATGGAGGTCTTCCGCGGCTCACCCCGCCAGGCGGACCTGATGATCGTCGCCGGCCGGGTCAGCCAGAAGATGGCGCCGGTGCTCAGGCAGGTCTACGACCAGATGCCGAACCCCAAGTGGGTGATCTCCATGGGGGTCTGCGCCTCCTCGGGCGGCATGTTCAACAACTACGCGATCGTCCAGGGCGTCGACCACATCGTCCCGGTCGACATCTATCTCCCGGGCTGCCCGCCACGGCCCGAGATGCTGATGGACGCCATCCTCAAGCTCCACCACAAGATCCAGACCTCCAAGCTCGGCGTGAACGCCGAGGAGGCGGCTCGCGAGGCGGAGGAGGCGGCGCTCAAGGCCCTGCCCACGATCGAGATGAAGGGGCTGCTGCGGTGA
- a CDS encoding PASTA domain-containing protein yields the protein MHITPKTPEVRVPRLVGLMAMDAREAAQSRGLFLNSPDRPDFHMAVVDYVVRQYPQPGAEVPRDSMVYVWFDFGEGEGGGGVREPRIPRPPTGGLQRELDRPNDPYAVVSSA from the coding sequence GTGCACATAACGCCCAAGACACCCGAAGTACGAGTTCCGAGGCTGGTCGGACTGATGGCCATGGACGCGCGCGAGGCGGCGCAGTCCCGAGGCCTGTTCCTGAACTCGCCCGACCGGCCGGACTTCCACATGGCCGTCGTCGACTACGTCGTACGCCAGTACCCGCAGCCCGGCGCCGAGGTGCCGCGTGACTCGATGGTCTACGTGTGGTTCGACTTCGGCGAGGGAGAGGGCGGCGGGGGCGTGCGTGAGCCCCGCATCCCCCGGCCCCCGACGGGCGGACTGCAGCGTGAGCTGGACCGGCCGAACGACCCGTACGCCGTGGTCAGCTCTGCTTGA
- a CDS encoding C40 family peptidase — MSHTAHIRSHRKPRRSATTNLAVRAGVAGGVLSMAAAGAASANAAETTQTLQLPTLTADLAAQVAQSADATQQAAANYELQAERDAAAAKAAKQAKADLAEAKKKAEAKKKAEEARKAAAERAASRSSERTTLSASVGSSASTSSSTATGSAAAVIAFVKAQIGDAYVSGGTGPNSWDCSGLMQTAFKQVGISLPRVSQDQSTAGTQVSLSNLQPGDILYWGSAGSAYHVALYVGDGMFVGAQNPSTGVVEKPLSYDPPTGAVRVL, encoded by the coding sequence ATGTCCCACACCGCTCACATACGCAGCCACCGGAAACCCCGCCGCAGCGCGACGACGAACCTCGCCGTGCGTGCCGGAGTTGCCGGTGGCGTACTCAGCATGGCGGCGGCGGGTGCGGCCTCGGCGAACGCAGCCGAGACCACTCAGACCCTGCAACTGCCCACCCTGACGGCCGACCTGGCCGCCCAGGTCGCCCAGTCCGCGGACGCCACTCAGCAGGCGGCCGCGAACTACGAGCTGCAGGCCGAGCGTGACGCGGCCGCCGCAAAGGCCGCGAAGCAGGCCAAGGCGGACCTCGCCGAGGCGAAGAAGAAGGCCGAGGCGAAGAAGAAGGCCGAGGAGGCCCGTAAGGCCGCCGCGGAGCGCGCCGCGTCCCGCAGCTCCGAGCGGACCACCCTGTCCGCCTCCGTGGGCTCCAGCGCCTCCACGAGCTCCTCCACGGCCACCGGTTCGGCCGCGGCGGTCATCGCCTTCGTGAAGGCACAGATCGGCGACGCCTACGTCTCCGGCGGCACCGGCCCCAACTCGTGGGACTGCTCCGGCCTCATGCAGACCGCGTTCAAGCAGGTCGGCATCAGCCTGCCGCGCGTCTCGCAGGACCAGTCGACGGCCGGCACCCAGGTCTCGCTGAGCAACCTGCAGCCCGGCGACATCCTGTACTGGGGCAGCGCGGGCAGCGCGTACCACGTGGCGCTGTACGTCGGTGACGGCATGTTCGTCGGCGCGCAGAACCCCTCGACCGGCGTCGTGGAGAAGCCGCTCTCCTACGACCCGCCGACCGGCGCGGTGCGGGTGCTCTGA
- a CDS encoding geranylgeranyl reductase family protein produces the protein MSSAGRHAYSEPWGDPAVTEPLSENTADVIVVGAGPAGSTTAYHLAKAGLDVLLLEKTEFPREKVCGDGLTPRAVKQLVAMGIDVSEEAGWLRNKGLRIIGGGVRLQLDWPDLASFPDYGLVRKRDDFDEQLARQAQKAGARLYERCNVGAPIVDERTGRITGVHAKLGEEKREVTFHAPLVVAADGNSTRLSLAMGLHRREDRPMGVAVRTYFESPRHEDDYLESWLELWDRRGPEDRLLPGYGWIFGMGDGTSNVGLGVLNTSDSFKELDWREVLKAWCASMPEDWGYTPENMTGPIRGAALPMAFNRQPHYTRGLLLVGDAGGLVNPFNGEGIAYAMESGQIAADVIVQAHARPTPASRELALQRYPRVLKDTYGGYYTLGRAFVKLIGNPKVMKIATQRGLTHPLLMKFTLKMLANLTDPTGGDAMDRIINGLSKVAPKA, from the coding sequence ATGTCCAGTGCCGGTCGGCACGCATATTCCGAACCTTGGGGAGATCCCGCCGTGACCGAGCCCCTCTCCGAAAACACCGCCGATGTGATCGTGGTCGGCGCGGGGCCAGCCGGCTCCACGACCGCGTACCACCTCGCCAAGGCCGGCCTCGACGTACTCCTGCTGGAGAAGACCGAGTTCCCGCGCGAGAAGGTCTGCGGCGACGGCCTCACCCCGCGCGCGGTGAAGCAGCTCGTGGCCATGGGCATCGACGTCTCCGAGGAGGCCGGCTGGCTGCGCAACAAGGGCCTGCGCATCATCGGCGGCGGCGTCCGCCTGCAGCTCGACTGGCCGGATCTCGCCTCCTTCCCGGACTACGGCCTCGTCCGCAAGCGCGACGACTTCGACGAGCAGCTCGCCCGTCAGGCGCAGAAGGCGGGCGCGCGGCTGTACGAGCGCTGCAACGTCGGCGCCCCGATCGTCGACGAGCGCACCGGTCGCATCACCGGCGTGCACGCCAAGCTCGGCGAGGAGAAGCGCGAGGTCACCTTCCACGCGCCCCTGGTCGTCGCGGCCGACGGCAACTCCACCCGGCTGTCCCTGGCGATGGGCCTGCACCGCCGCGAGGACCGCCCCATGGGCGTCGCCGTCCGGACGTACTTCGAGAGCCCCCGCCACGAGGACGACTACCTGGAGTCCTGGCTGGAACTGTGGGACCGCCGCGGCCCCGAGGACCGTCTGCTCCCCGGCTACGGCTGGATCTTCGGCATGGGCGACGGCACCTCGAACGTCGGGCTCGGCGTCCTCAACACCTCCGACTCCTTCAAGGAACTCGACTGGCGCGAGGTGCTGAAGGCCTGGTGCGCGTCGATGCCGGAGGACTGGGGCTACACGCCGGAGAACATGACCGGCCCCATCCGTGGCGCCGCCCTGCCCATGGCCTTCAACCGGCAGCCCCACTACACGCGCGGTCTGCTGCTGGTGGGCGACGCCGGCGGTCTGGTGAACCCGTTCAACGGCGAGGGCATCGCCTACGCCATGGAGTCCGGCCAGATCGCCGCCGACGTCATCGTCCAGGCCCACGCCCGCCCGACCCCCGCGAGCCGCGAACTCGCCCTGCAGCGCTACCCGCGCGTCCTGAAGGACACCTACGGCGGCTACTACACGCTCGGCCGCGCCTTCGTGAAGCTCATCGGCAACCCGAAGGTCATGAAGATCGCGACCCAGCGCGGCCTCACCCACCCGCTGCTGATGAAGTTCACCCTGAAGATGCTCGCCAACCTCACCGACCCGACGGGCGGCGACGCGATGGACCGCATCATCAACGGCCTGAGCAAGGTGGCGCCGAAGGCCTAG
- a CDS encoding NADH-quinone oxidoreductase subunit C, with protein MSDANGANGASNGVNPEKDLGASNLPGQRGEGGEEIRVQRGMFGANNGGDTSGYGGLVRSVRLPGPAARPYGGWFDEVADELEGALEEQGLLPDNAIEKTVVDRGELTFHIEREHLLRVARTLRDDPALRFELCTGVSGVHYPHDKGRELHAVYHLRSITHNRLIRLEVSAPDSDPKIPSLVSVYPTNDWHERETYDFFGIVFDGHPALTRIMMPDDWQGHPQRKDYPLGGIPVEYKGAQIPAPDQRRSYS; from the coding sequence GTGAGCGACGCGAACGGTGCGAACGGGGCGTCGAACGGCGTGAACCCCGAGAAGGACCTCGGCGCCTCCAACCTCCCCGGCCAGCGGGGCGAGGGCGGTGAGGAGATCCGCGTCCAGCGCGGCATGTTCGGCGCCAACAACGGCGGCGACACCTCCGGCTACGGCGGCCTCGTCCGCTCGGTCCGCCTTCCGGGGCCGGCCGCCCGCCCCTACGGCGGCTGGTTCGACGAGGTCGCAGACGAGCTGGAGGGCGCGCTGGAGGAGCAGGGCCTGCTCCCGGACAACGCCATCGAGAAGACGGTCGTCGACCGCGGCGAACTCACCTTCCACATCGAGCGTGAGCACCTGCTGCGCGTCGCCCGCACCCTGCGCGACGACCCGGCCCTGCGTTTCGAGCTGTGCACCGGCGTCAGCGGTGTCCACTACCCGCACGACAAGGGCCGCGAGCTGCACGCCGTCTACCACCTGCGCTCGATCACCCACAACAGGCTCATCCGCCTCGAGGTCAGCGCCCCCGACAGCGACCCGAAGATCCCCTCGCTGGTGTCGGTGTACCCGACCAACGACTGGCACGAGCGTGAGACCTACGACTTCTTCGGGATCGTCTTCGACGGTCACCCGGCGCTGACGCGGATCATGATGCCGGACGACTGGCAGGGCCATCCGCAGCGCAAGGACTACCCCCTCGGCGGCATCCCCGTCGAGTACAAGGGCGCCCAGATCCCGGCTCCGGACCAGCGGAGGTCGTACTCGTGA
- a CDS encoding NADH-quinone oxidoreductase subunit A, with translation MNAYAPILVLGALGAGFAIFSVVMATLIGPKRYNRAKLEAYECGIEPTPTPAGGGRFPIKYYLTAMLFIVFDIEIVFLYPWAVTFDALGIFGLVEMLLFVLTVFVAYAYVWRRGGLEWD, from the coding sequence GTGAACGCGTATGCGCCCATCCTCGTACTGGGAGCCCTCGGGGCAGGCTTTGCGATCTTCTCCGTGGTCATGGCCACGCTGATCGGTCCGAAGCGGTACAACCGGGCCAAGCTCGAGGCCTACGAGTGCGGTATCGAGCCCACCCCCACGCCGGCCGGCGGCGGGCGTTTCCCCATCAAGTACTACCTGACGGCGATGCTCTTCATCGTCTTCGACATCGAGATCGTCTTCCTCTACCCCTGGGCCGTCACCTTCGACGCCCTGGGGATCTTCGGGCTCGTGGAGATGCTGCTCTTCGTGCTCACCGTCTTCGTCGCCTACGCGTACGTATGGCGGCGGGGCGGCCTGGAATGGGACTGA
- the nuoE gene encoding NADH-quinone oxidoreductase subunit NuoE, producing MTTSPSEHGVSLGMPELPAPAYPADVRERLERDAREIIARYPDSRSALLPLLHLVQSEEGHVTRTGMQFCADVLELTTAEVTAVATFYTMYRRKPSGDYQVGVCTNTLCAVMGGDAIFEELQEHLGVGNGETTGDGKVTLEHIECNAACDFAPVVMVNWEFFDNQTPASAKRLVDDLRAGRDVEPTRGARLCTFKETARILAGFPDERPGAVEESGSAGPASLVGLRLARGETAPARVVHPRDGGPHDEPQDREVHEPSPTEHLSSHDAPQETSASDPAHPAGPAAEEGE from the coding sequence GTGACCACCAGTCCTTCGGAGCACGGCGTCAGCCTGGGCATGCCCGAACTGCCCGCGCCCGCCTACCCGGCCGACGTCCGTGAACGGCTCGAGAGGGACGCGCGCGAGATCATCGCCCGCTACCCCGACTCCCGCTCGGCCCTGCTGCCACTGCTGCACCTCGTGCAGTCGGAGGAGGGCCATGTCACGCGCACCGGGATGCAGTTCTGCGCGGACGTGCTGGAGCTGACCACGGCCGAGGTCACCGCCGTCGCGACCTTCTACACCATGTACCGGCGCAAGCCGAGCGGCGACTACCAGGTCGGCGTCTGCACCAACACGCTGTGCGCGGTGATGGGCGGCGACGCGATCTTCGAGGAGCTCCAGGAGCACCTCGGCGTCGGCAACGGCGAGACCACCGGCGACGGCAAGGTCACCCTGGAGCACATCGAGTGCAACGCGGCCTGCGACTTCGCGCCGGTGGTGATGGTCAACTGGGAGTTCTTCGACAACCAGACCCCGGCCAGCGCCAAGCGCCTCGTCGACGACCTGCGCGCCGGACGCGACGTCGAGCCCACGCGCGGGGCACGCCTTTGCACCTTCAAGGAGACCGCGCGGATCCTGGCCGGCTTCCCCGACGAGCGGCCCGGGGCCGTCGAGGAGAGCGGCAGTGCGGGACCGGCGTCGCTCGTGGGCCTCCGCCTGGCAAGGGGAGAGACCGCACCCGCGCGCGTGGTCCATCCGCGGGACGGCGGCCCGCACGACGAGCCGCAGGACAGGGAAGTGCACGAGCCGTCGCCGACCGAGCACCTCAGCTCGCACGACGCGCCGCAGGAGACGTCGGCCTCCGACCCAGCCCACCCGGCAGGGCCCGCCGCCGAGGAGGGGGAGTGA
- a CDS encoding demethylmenaquinone methyltransferase, which translates to MTRASLNKQPHEVASMFDDVAERYDLTNDVLSLGQDRVWRKEVARAVDARPAQKILDLAAGTATSSLPFARTGAYVVPCDFSLGMLQVGKKKHPWLPLTAGDATRLPFKDDTFDAVTISFGLRNVQDFDGALREMYRVTRPGGRVVICEFSHPTWAPFRTVYTEYLMRALPPVARAVSSNPDAYVYLAESIRAWPDQPALAEHLRKAGWSKVAWRNLTGGVVALHRGFKQS; encoded by the coding sequence GTGACCCGCGCTTCCCTGAACAAGCAGCCGCACGAAGTCGCCTCGATGTTCGACGACGTGGCGGAACGGTACGACCTGACCAACGACGTGCTGTCGCTCGGCCAGGACCGGGTGTGGCGCAAGGAGGTGGCCAGGGCGGTCGACGCCCGGCCCGCGCAGAAGATCCTGGACCTGGCCGCCGGCACGGCCACCTCGTCACTGCCGTTCGCGCGCACGGGCGCGTACGTCGTCCCGTGCGACTTCTCGCTCGGGATGCTCCAGGTCGGCAAGAAGAAGCACCCCTGGCTGCCGCTGACCGCGGGCGACGCGACGAGGCTGCCGTTCAAGGACGACACCTTCGACGCCGTGACCATCTCCTTCGGGCTGCGCAACGTCCAGGACTTCGACGGGGCCCTGCGGGAGATGTACCGGGTGACCAGGCCCGGCGGCCGGGTGGTGATCTGCGAGTTCTCGCACCCGACCTGGGCGCCCTTCCGCACGGTCTACACCGAGTACCTGATGCGTGCCCTGCCGCCGGTCGCCCGCGCGGTCTCCTCCAACCCCGACGCCTACGTCTACCTCGCCGAGTCCATCCGTGCCTGGCCCGACCAGCCGGCCCTCGCCGAGCACCTGAGGAAGGCGGGCTGGTCGAAGGTGGCCTGGCGCAACCTCACGGGCGGGGTGGTCGCCCTGCACCGCGGCTTCAAGCAGAGCTGA
- a CDS encoding GNAT family N-acetyltransferase, with protein MNRALPVVRLRVPTDEDAIAWHRVFDDPDVMEFHGGESAELSVYEELTARQRRHDAELGFCLWTMTDESGRVIGFTGAQPWPRDWGPRGEIEIGWRLGRAFWGKGYATAAAQLTLERLRAAGVGSVVAMVRPGNERSVAVTRRLGMELERTFPHPRFDEEALCFRLDLDQ; from the coding sequence GTGAACCGAGCTCTCCCCGTAGTAAGGCTGCGTGTCCCCACCGACGAGGACGCGATCGCCTGGCACCGGGTCTTCGACGACCCGGACGTCATGGAGTTCCACGGCGGCGAGTCGGCGGAGCTGTCGGTCTACGAGGAGCTCACCGCCCGCCAGCGCCGGCACGACGCCGAGCTCGGCTTCTGCCTGTGGACCATGACCGACGAGTCCGGACGGGTCATCGGCTTCACCGGCGCCCAGCCGTGGCCCCGGGACTGGGGTCCCAGGGGCGAGATCGAGATCGGCTGGCGGCTGGGGCGGGCGTTCTGGGGCAAGGGGTACGCGACGGCGGCCGCGCAGCTGACGCTGGAGCGGCTGAGGGCGGCCGGGGTGGGGAGCGTGGTGGCGATGGTCAGACCCGGGAACGAGCGGTCCGTCGCGGTCACCAGGCGCCTCGGCATGGAACTGGAGCGGACCTTCCCGCACCCGCGGTTCGACGAGGAGGCCCTCTGCTTCCGGCTCGACCTCGATCAGTAG
- the nuoF gene encoding NADH-quinone oxidoreductase subunit NuoF gives MTLAPELKDTSPEKLLAPVLSAFWDEDRSWSLDVYKRHEGYEGLRKALAMSPDDLIAYVKDSGLRGRGGAGFPTGMKWQFIPQGDGKPHYLVVNADESEPGTCKDIPLLFANPHSLIEGIVIACYAIRSSHAFIYLRGEVVPVLRRLHEAVREAYAAGYLGENILGSGLNLELTVHAGAGAYICGEETALLDSLEGRRGQPRLRPPFPAVAGLYACPTVVNNVESIASVPAIVHRGKEWFRSMGSEKSPGFTLYSLSGHVASPGQYEAPLGITLRQLLEMSGGMRPGHRLKFWTPGGSSTPMFTDEHLDVPLDYEGVGAAGSMLGTKALQCFDETTCVVRAVTRWTEFYAHESCGKCTPCREGTYWLVQLLRDIEAGKGAMDDLDKLNDIADNINGKAFCALGDGAASPIFSSLKYFREEYEQHITGRGCPFDPAKSTAWADRPEVNA, from the coding sequence ATGACCTTGGCACCCGAACTGAAGGACACCAGCCCGGAGAAGCTGCTCGCACCCGTGTTGTCGGCCTTCTGGGACGAGGACAGGTCCTGGTCGCTGGACGTCTACAAGAGGCACGAGGGGTACGAGGGCCTGCGCAAGGCGCTGGCGATGTCGCCGGACGACCTGATCGCGTACGTCAAGGACTCCGGTCTGCGCGGCCGCGGCGGCGCGGGATTCCCGACGGGAATGAAATGGCAGTTCATTCCGCAGGGTGATGGAAAACCGCACTATCTAGTTGTCAACGCCGACGAGTCGGAGCCGGGAACCTGCAAGGACATCCCGCTCCTCTTCGCGAACCCGCACAGCCTCATCGAGGGCATCGTCATCGCGTGTTACGCCATCAGGTCTTCGCATGCCTTCATCTATCTGCGGGGTGAAGTCGTCCCCGTTCTGCGGCGGTTGCACGAGGCCGTGCGCGAGGCCTACGCGGCGGGCTACCTCGGCGAGAACATCCTGGGCAGCGGGCTGAACCTGGAACTCACCGTGCACGCCGGCGCCGGCGCGTACATCTGCGGTGAGGAGACCGCACTGCTCGACTCGCTCGAAGGCCGCCGGGGTCAACCGCGGCTCCGTCCCCCTTTCCCCGCCGTGGCGGGCCTCTACGCGTGCCCGACTGTTGTGAACAACGTCGAGTCGATCGCGTCGGTTCCCGCGATCGTCCATCGGGGCAAGGAATGGTTCCGGTCGATGGGCAGCGAGAAGTCCCCCGGCTTCACGCTGTACTCGCTCAGCGGCCATGTCGCGAGCCCCGGCCAGTACGAGGCCCCGCTCGGCATCACGCTGCGCCAGCTGCTGGAGATGAGCGGCGGCATGCGGCCGGGCCACCGGCTGAAGTTCTGGACGCCGGGCGGCTCCTCGACGCCGATGTTCACCGACGAGCACCTCGACGTGCCCCTCGACTACGAGGGCGTCGGCGCCGCCGGTTCCATGCTCGGCACCAAGGCTCTGCAGTGCTTCGACGAGACGACCTGCGTCGTCCGCGCCGTCACCCGCTGGACCGAGTTCTACGCCCACGAGTCCTGCGGCAAGTGCACGCCGTGCCGAGAAGGCACCTACTGGCTCGTGCAGTTGCTGCGTGACATCGAGGCCGGCAAGGGCGCCATGGACGACCTCGACAAGCTGAACGACATCGCCGACAACATCAACGGCAAGGCGTTCTGCGCCCTCGGCGACGGCGCCGCCTCGCCGATCTTCTCCTCGCTGAAGTACTTCCGCGAGGAGTACGAGCAGCACATCACCGGCCGGGGCTGCCCCTTCGACCCGGCCAAGTCGACGGCCTGGGCGGACCGCCCGGAGGTGAACGCATGA